In the genome of Limnobaculum zhutongyuii, one region contains:
- a CDS encoding ROK family transcriptional regulator — MPAYGLNNQRIRHHNKSVLLEILYREKIASKSTLAKRSQLSIPAVSKILSELEQENKVSHQQESLHARGNSGGSYRITPEPGFILCLNVTPYMIESVLVDGWITPQSALKSTSIKATTPEALLTEIERLYQEYYQRNRPQPLRLALSIHGQVNPVTGVSQNMPQAPWNDPIEIKYLLEERLNTELLIDNDCIMLALAEKWQNHHNFQDFCVINVDYGIGSSFVINHQIYRGSLYGSGQIGHTIIDPDGSQCDCGRYGCLETIASLSALKKMARKMRKVHARPTQEQSLSATPTTEWLITHYHQGDEELRSMVNKAARSIGLSLYNFLNILNINQIYLYGRSCGFGKEWLQLIQEQTGFNPFDQTDTVLINATNISFGHLSRQQQVMGIAYLYVEQALKEMNN, encoded by the coding sequence ATGCCCGCTTACGGACTCAACAATCAGCGCATACGACATCACAACAAAAGCGTTCTGTTGGAAATTCTCTATCGGGAAAAGATTGCCAGTAAATCTACGCTGGCAAAGCGATCGCAGCTCTCGATACCTGCCGTTAGTAAAATCCTGTCAGAGTTGGAACAGGAAAATAAAGTATCTCACCAGCAAGAGAGTCTTCATGCCCGCGGAAATAGCGGTGGCAGTTATCGTATTACCCCCGAGCCGGGTTTTATCCTGTGCCTCAACGTCACTCCCTATATGATTGAGAGCGTTTTAGTCGACGGTTGGATTACGCCTCAATCCGCCCTGAAATCCACCAGCATCAAGGCCACAACACCAGAAGCACTGTTAACAGAAATTGAACGTCTGTATCAGGAGTATTATCAGCGTAATCGTCCCCAACCGTTGCGGCTGGCGCTGTCTATTCATGGTCAGGTTAATCCGGTTACCGGTGTCTCGCAGAATATGCCTCAGGCACCATGGAACGATCCTATCGAGATCAAATATTTGCTGGAAGAACGCCTGAACACCGAGTTACTGATCGATAATGACTGCATTATGCTGGCACTGGCGGAGAAGTGGCAAAACCATCATAATTTTCAGGATTTCTGCGTCATTAATGTGGATTATGGCATTGGTTCATCATTCGTAATTAACCATCAAATATATCGGGGAAGTCTCTATGGTAGTGGACAGATAGGGCATACTATTATCGATCCTGACGGCAGCCAGTGCGATTGCGGTCGGTATGGCTGTCTGGAGACGATCGCCTCTCTTTCTGCACTAAAGAAAATGGCGCGTAAAATGCGTAAAGTTCATGCCCGACCAACTCAGGAGCAAAGCCTGTCAGCAACCCCGACTACCGAATGGCTAATTACTCATTACCATCAGGGAGATGAGGAACTGCGGAGTATGGTAAATAAAGCCGCTCGATCTATTGGCCTTAGCCTGTATAATTTTTTAAATATATTAAATATCAATCAAATATATCTTTACGGGCGAAGCTGTGGATTCGGTAAAGAGTGGTTACAGCTGATTCAGGAACAAACGGGTTTCAATCCATTTGATCAAACGGATACGGTGCTTATCAATGCCACAAATATCAGTTTTGGTCATCTTTCCCGTCAACAACAGGTAATGGGAATTGCTTACTTATATGTTGAGCAGGCGCTCAAAGAGATGAATAATTAG
- a CDS encoding helix-turn-helix transcriptional regulator gives MGPFKNDKSIKLLLEKQLQSYGISHYCYFLLPKYAQTSPIILSNYPEEWLSCYIAAELYLFDPVVVYAKQTILPFAWSDILAPGKSTASSSMDTFVSRYNIFDGFTFTLRDANNRLALLSFCNINREDNFQDNIQKNLADIQLLLIKTHDKVNKIINENQLIESEGSILSSRELEILQWVSMGKTYIESAIILGIRERTIKFHMKNIVNKLNVSNARHAIKKAIELNLLN, from the coding sequence ATGGGGCCTTTTAAAAATGATAAAAGTATTAAGCTACTTTTAGAAAAACAGTTACAGTCATATGGTATTAGTCACTATTGCTATTTTCTTCTTCCTAAGTATGCTCAAACTTCACCCATCATCCTTTCGAACTATCCGGAAGAGTGGTTATCATGTTATATCGCCGCGGAACTTTATCTTTTTGATCCGGTTGTAGTGTATGCAAAACAGACAATACTTCCTTTTGCATGGAGCGACATTCTGGCCCCGGGTAAAAGTACGGCGAGTAGCAGTATGGATACTTTTGTCTCACGCTATAATATTTTTGATGGTTTTACCTTTACGCTTCGTGATGCTAATAATCGTCTGGCTTTACTAAGCTTTTGCAATATAAACAGGGAGGATAATTTCCAAGATAATATTCAGAAGAATCTGGCAGATATACAACTTTTACTAATTAAAACTCATGATAAAGTTAATAAAATAATTAATGAAAACCAACTTATTGAGAGTGAAGGTTCAATATTATCATCAAGGGAATTAGAGATACTGCAATGGGTTAGTATGGGAAAAACCTATATTGAGTCAGCTATAATTTTAGGTATTCGTGAAAGAACGATTAAATTTCATATGAAGAATATCGTAAATAAGTTAAATGTCTCAAATGCCAGGCATGCAATAAAGAAAGCGATTGAGTTGAATTTACTTAATTAG
- a CDS encoding DoxX family protein, producing the protein MLAKLNQSFTRLTDHQDGGKLLLRVVFSVLMIFHGVAKIEHGVGWIGDMLVGQGLPYFIAYGVFIGEIVAPILIILGIFTRPAALIVAFTLLVATLMVGIAKMYTLTKVGAWGLETEALYFFGAIVTMMLGSGRYSVVGPDYR; encoded by the coding sequence ATGCTTGCAAAACTGAATCAGTCATTCACTCGCCTGACAGACCATCAGGACGGTGGAAAGCTTCTTTTAAGGGTCGTATTTTCAGTACTTATGATATTTCACGGCGTCGCTAAAATAGAACATGGGGTTGGCTGGATTGGTGACATGTTAGTCGGTCAGGGATTACCTTATTTTATTGCTTACGGCGTTTTTATTGGTGAAATTGTTGCCCCTATCCTGATTATTCTTGGCATCTTCACTCGTCCCGCTGCATTAATTGTGGCTTTCACGCTGTTAGTCGCGACTTTAATGGTAGGTATTGCCAAAATGTATACCCTGACAAAAGTCGGTGCATGGGGTTTGGAAACCGAAGCGCTCTATTTCTTTGGTGCTATTGTCACCATGATGCTGGGCAGCGGCCGCTATTCTGTTGTGGGTCCTGACTACCGTTAA
- the hlyD gene encoding secretion protein HlyD, with amino-acid sequence MSKKKLLLIIVVILCAIAAFYSWNSYNNSRNSTLSLYGNVDIRTVNLNFRVGGRLASLTVDEGDRVKSGQILGRLDDAPYINALQQARANVESLRARLALVQEGYRTEEIAQVKAAVEQSQAAYQYAENFYQRQLGLWKSRSVSANTLDDARNARDQAKATLQSAKDKLAQFETGSRPQEIAEAKANLSQAEAALAQAELNLSDTTLLSPSEGTILTRALEPGSMLSASNTVFSLSLTNPVWIRAYVSEVNLAKAVPGTELEIYTDARPDKPYHGTIGFVSPNAEFTPKSVETPELRTDLVYRLRIIVSDPDDNLRQGMPVTITFPAR; translated from the coding sequence ATGTCCAAGAAAAAACTCCTTCTGATTATTGTTGTCATCCTCTGCGCCATTGCCGCCTTTTATTCGTGGAATAGCTATAACAACAGTCGAAATTCTACGTTATCCCTCTATGGCAATGTTGATATCAGAACGGTAAATCTAAATTTCCGCGTTGGTGGACGTCTGGCCTCATTAACCGTTGATGAAGGCGATCGCGTAAAATCAGGGCAGATCCTTGGTCGACTGGACGATGCACCCTATATCAATGCGCTACAGCAAGCCAGAGCAAATGTCGAATCACTGAGAGCCCGTCTGGCACTGGTACAGGAAGGCTATCGCACAGAAGAGATTGCCCAGGTCAAAGCTGCAGTGGAGCAAAGCCAGGCCGCTTACCAATATGCTGAAAACTTCTATCAACGCCAGTTAGGCCTGTGGAAAAGCCGATCGGTTTCTGCAAATACCCTTGATGATGCCCGCAATGCAAGGGATCAGGCCAAAGCCACTTTACAATCAGCTAAAGATAAGCTGGCGCAGTTTGAAACCGGCAGTCGCCCGCAAGAGATTGCTGAAGCTAAAGCTAACCTGTCTCAGGCCGAAGCAGCTTTAGCTCAGGCTGAACTGAATTTGTCAGATACCACCTTATTATCTCCTTCTGAAGGAACCATTCTTACCCGCGCCCTCGAACCCGGTAGTATGCTGAGCGCCAGTAATACGGTATTTAGCCTGTCATTAACCAATCCGGTATGGATAAGGGCTTATGTGAGTGAAGTCAATCTGGCCAAAGCGGTTCCCGGTACTGAACTTGAAATCTATACCGATGCACGGCCTGATAAGCCTTATCACGGCACCATTGGTTTTGTTTCTCCCAATGCAGAATTTACACCGAAAAGTGTCGAAACCCCTGAACTTCGAACCGATCTGGTATATCGCCTGCGTATTATTGTTTCCGATCCGGATGATAATTTACGTCAGGGTATGCCGGTCACTATCACTTTTCCTGCTCGTTAA
- a CDS encoding ATP-binding cassette domain-containing protein encodes MSDTDSANIHHIVLDNVEKSFNGLAKPAVASLTTQIASGAVMGLVGPDGAGKTTLIRMLAGLLKPDSGTIRVVGLDPIKDDGELHAVLGYMPQKFGLYEDLSVIENLNLYAELRGVIGEERKAVFEKLLTFTDLSRFTDRLAGKLSGGMKQKLGLACTLIGQPKVLLLDEPGVGVDPISRRELWKMVHELANEGMLILWSTSYLDEAEQCRQVLLMNEGELIFNGPPQELTQRMAGRSVLIAATQGTNRKMLQKALALPQVSDGVIQGKSVRLILREGEDHSKLPEWLGQPEARVEEAEPRFEDAFIDLLGGNPASESALGQIMPSVAGNPQEVVIEAISLTKKFGSFAATDNVSFQVKRGEIFGLLGPNGAGKSTTFKMMCGLLVPSSGQALVLNMDLKTSSGKARQRLGYMAQKFSLYGNLTVEQNLKFFSGAYGLYGDKQKNKIADMTKAFSFAPILKQEPNALPLGFKQRLALSCALMHEPDILFLDEPTSGVDPVTRREFWLHINGMVEKGVTVMVTTHFMDEAEYCDRIGLVYRGKIIAAGSPDDLKQQVATADNPNPTMEQAFIDLVLGYDKEVESE; translated from the coding sequence ATGAGTGATACTGACTCAGCAAATATCCACCATATCGTTCTGGATAACGTTGAGAAAAGCTTTAACGGGTTAGCTAAACCTGCGGTCGCCAGCCTGACAACACAAATTGCCAGCGGTGCAGTGATGGGATTAGTTGGACCTGATGGTGCCGGTAAAACCACCTTAATCCGCATGCTGGCCGGTTTGCTTAAGCCGGATTCCGGTACCATTCGGGTTGTGGGTCTCGACCCCATTAAAGATGATGGTGAACTGCATGCGGTTTTAGGTTATATGCCGCAAAAATTTGGTCTGTATGAAGATCTGTCAGTTATAGAAAACCTGAATCTATATGCAGAACTGCGCGGCGTTATTGGCGAAGAGCGTAAAGCCGTATTTGAAAAGCTGCTGACGTTCACCGACCTCTCCCGTTTTACCGACCGGCTGGCGGGTAAACTCTCCGGCGGTATGAAACAAAAACTGGGTTTGGCCTGTACGCTGATCGGTCAGCCCAAAGTGCTGCTGCTGGATGAACCCGGTGTGGGTGTTGACCCTATATCTCGTCGTGAATTGTGGAAAATGGTGCACGAACTGGCGAATGAAGGCATGTTGATCCTGTGGAGTACTTCCTATCTGGATGAAGCCGAACAATGCCGTCAGGTACTGTTAATGAATGAGGGAGAGCTGATTTTTAACGGCCCACCTCAGGAGCTAACCCAACGAATGGCTGGTCGAAGCGTCTTGATTGCTGCCACTCAGGGAACTAACCGTAAAATGTTGCAAAAAGCGCTGGCCCTACCGCAGGTTAGCGATGGGGTAATTCAGGGAAAATCTGTTCGCCTGATTCTGCGTGAAGGGGAGGATCACAGCAAACTACCAGAATGGCTTGGTCAACCAGAAGCCCGGGTAGAAGAAGCTGAACCCCGATTTGAAGATGCCTTTATTGACTTATTAGGGGGAAACCCTGCCAGTGAATCAGCACTGGGGCAAATTATGCCAAGCGTTGCGGGTAATCCTCAGGAGGTAGTGATCGAAGCTATCTCTCTGACTAAAAAATTTGGCAGTTTTGCCGCAACGGATAACGTTAGTTTTCAAGTAAAACGGGGAGAAATCTTTGGCCTGCTAGGTCCTAATGGTGCAGGTAAGTCCACCACCTTTAAGATGATGTGTGGCCTGTTAGTACCCAGCAGTGGACAAGCGCTGGTATTGAATATGGACCTGAAAACCAGCTCAGGTAAAGCACGCCAACGCCTGGGATATATGGCACAGAAATTCTCGCTGTATGGCAACCTGACCGTAGAGCAAAATCTGAAATTCTTTTCCGGCGCCTATGGCCTGTATGGAGATAAGCAGAAAAATAAAATCGCCGATATGACCAAGGCCTTTAGCTTCGCCCCAATCCTTAAACAAGAGCCGAATGCTTTACCTCTGGGGTTTAAACAGCGGCTGGCCCTTTCCTGCGCCCTGATGCATGAGCCGGATATTCTGTTTCTCGACGAACCCACTTCCGGAGTCGATCCTGTTACCCGCAGGGAGTTTTGGCTGCACATTAATGGCATGGTGGAAAAAGGGGTTACGGTAATGGTGACCACCCACTTTATGGACGAAGCTGAATATTGCGATCGTATCGGTCTGGTCTATCGTGGAAAAATCATTGCCGCCGGCTCACCTGACGATCTTAAACAGCAGGTTGCTACTGCAGACAACCCTAACCCCACCATGGAGCAGGCGTTTATTGATTTAGTATTAGGTTATGACAAGGAGGTTGAAAGTGAGTAA
- a CDS encoding ABC transporter permease: MTRRLKVSNSPVKKPNTIFSLRRLFALCRKETYQILRDPSSGLIAFVIPLMLLFIFGYGINLDSSKLKIGILMEQQTPEARHLVDAFIGSAYIAPTISTDRRELIHKLQAGEIRGLVVIPSDFSQHLLRPEDTTPIQVITDGSEPNTANFAQGYAEGIWQIWQRNQAIDQGETPQGLIDVQLRYWFNPSAISRNFIIPGAITIIMTVIGAILTSLVIAREWERGTMEALLSTQVTRGELLLSKLIPYYFLGMIAMALCVVVAVLVMDVPYRGSLPILFGMSSLFLASTLGMGLLISTLTRNQFNAAMVALNAAFLPAVMLSGFIFEIDSMPEVVRAVTYIIPARYFVSTLQTLFLAGNIGPILFINLLFLIASAVFFIGLTALKTRRRLD, from the coding sequence ATGACAAGGAGGTTGAAAGTGAGTAATTCTCCCGTCAAAAAACCGAATACCATCTTCTCTCTGCGTCGCCTGTTCGCTCTGTGTCGTAAAGAGACCTACCAAATCCTGCGGGACCCCAGTAGTGGACTGATCGCCTTTGTGATCCCGCTGATGCTGCTGTTTATTTTTGGGTATGGTATCAACCTGGACTCCAGCAAATTAAAGATCGGTATTTTAATGGAGCAACAAACTCCGGAAGCGCGCCATCTGGTGGATGCCTTTATTGGTTCCGCCTATATCGCTCCCACCATCAGTACCGATCGCCGCGAATTAATCCATAAACTGCAAGCCGGTGAAATTCGTGGCTTAGTGGTGATTCCTTCTGACTTTTCGCAGCATCTGTTACGACCAGAAGACACCACTCCCATTCAGGTGATCACCGATGGCAGTGAACCCAATACCGCCAACTTCGCTCAGGGATATGCTGAGGGTATCTGGCAAATCTGGCAGCGAAATCAGGCCATCGATCAGGGAGAAACACCTCAGGGGTTAATCGATGTTCAGTTACGCTACTGGTTTAACCCTTCGGCCATCAGCCGCAATTTCATTATTCCCGGTGCTATCACTATTATCATGACGGTCATCGGCGCCATTCTTACTTCATTAGTGATCGCTCGCGAATGGGAACGCGGTACCATGGAGGCACTGCTTTCAACTCAAGTGACCCGAGGGGAGTTGCTGCTATCCAAGCTAATTCCTTATTACTTTCTCGGTATGATCGCCATGGCGCTCTGTGTAGTGGTAGCGGTACTGGTTATGGATGTTCCCTATCGGGGCTCGCTACCGATTCTGTTTGGCATGAGCAGTCTGTTCCTTGCCAGCACGCTGGGTATGGGACTCTTGATATCCACCTTAACCCGCAACCAGTTTAACGCCGCTATGGTGGCGCTGAACGCGGCATTCCTGCCAGCGGTGATGCTATCCGGCTTTATATTTGAAATCGACAGCATGCCTGAGGTAGTACGCGCGGTAACTTACATTATTCCCGCCCGCTATTTTGTCAGTACCTTACAAACTCTGTTTCTGGCCGGAAATATTGGTCCTATCCTGTTTATTAATCTGCTGTTTCTGATTGCATCAGCGGTTTTCTTTATTGGGCTAACGGCGCTGAAAACCAGAAGGCGGCTGGATTAA
- a CDS encoding ABC transporter permease: MTRDTLTILHRMLSLIAKELQSLLRDPQTRAILVLPVLMQVILFPFAATLEVTNASIAIYSEDSGKASIELTQRIAKAKAFSNVILLHSSQEIEPTINQQKALLLVRFPADFSRRIEAGQSTPLQIILDGRRSNSAQIAANYIQQIVKQYQLELSAAQPKLNNSQLVVRNWYNPNLDYKWFVVPSLIAMIVTIGVLIVTSLSVAREREQGTLEQLLVSPLTTWQIFIGKAVPAMIVAMFQASIVLVIGIFFYQIPFAGSLMLFYSTMLIYTLSLVGFGLLISSLCATQQQAFIGVFVFMMPAILLSGYVSPVENMPVWLQNLTWINPIRHFTDITKQIYLKDADFSIIWGSLWPLLVITVTTGSIAYWMFRRKIS; encoded by the coding sequence ATGACCAGAGATACCCTAACCATACTTCACCGCATGCTGTCACTGATAGCCAAAGAGCTACAGTCACTGCTACGCGATCCGCAAACCAGAGCTATTCTGGTATTGCCGGTATTAATGCAGGTTATTCTGTTTCCATTTGCCGCGACGTTAGAAGTGACCAATGCCAGTATTGCTATCTACAGTGAGGATAGCGGCAAGGCTTCTATTGAATTAACCCAGCGGATTGCCAAAGCCAAGGCCTTCAGTAATGTCATTTTGCTGCACAGCTCGCAAGAAATAGAACCGACTATTAATCAGCAAAAAGCACTGTTACTGGTGCGCTTTCCGGCAGATTTTTCCCGCCGAATTGAAGCAGGTCAAAGTACACCGCTGCAAATTATCCTTGATGGCCGTCGCTCTAACAGCGCACAAATTGCCGCCAACTATATTCAGCAAATTGTTAAGCAATACCAGTTAGAACTGAGCGCGGCACAGCCTAAACTGAACAATAGCCAGCTGGTTGTTCGCAACTGGTATAACCCAAATCTGGATTATAAATGGTTTGTAGTGCCATCACTCATCGCCATGATTGTTACCATTGGTGTGTTGATTGTGACCTCACTTTCCGTAGCCCGCGAACGGGAACAGGGAACGCTGGAACAGCTGTTAGTGTCCCCACTGACCACCTGGCAAATATTTATCGGTAAGGCCGTTCCGGCAATGATTGTGGCGATGTTTCAGGCTTCTATCGTGCTGGTTATCGGGATCTTTTTCTATCAGATCCCTTTTGCCGGATCGCTGATGCTGTTTTACAGCACTATGCTGATTTACACGCTGTCACTGGTAGGGTTTGGCCTGCTGATCTCTTCGCTGTGCGCGACACAACAGCAGGCATTTATTGGCGTGTTTGTCTTTATGATGCCAGCAATTCTGCTGTCCGGTTATGTTTCGCCGGTAGAGAATATGCCGGTATGGCTACAAAATCTCACCTGGATTAATCCAATCCGCCACTTCACCGATATCACCAAACAGATTTATCTGAAAGACGCCGATTTCTCAATTATCTGGGGAAGTTTATGGCCGCTCTTGGTGATTACTGTTACCACCGGGAGTATTGCTTATTGGATGTTCAGGAGGAAGATTAGTTAA
- the ftsP gene encoding cell division protein FtsP, whose protein sequence is MPISRRRLLQATGAALGASMVSPAFAAAPQAALPVPPLLETRKGQPLYLSLQRTHWEFISGSRVSILGFNGRYLGPTVRVRNGDDVKMVYSNRLSDPVAVTVSGLQVPGTLMGNAARMMSPGVDWSPIIPVRQQAATCWYHAITPNKIASDIYNGLAGMWIIEDDITRGLTIPNQYGVNDFPVILQDKHFSSFGQPEYSISGTNESGFLGDTLLTNGVSGPYVEVGRGWVRLRLLNASNSRRYTLTLSDNRPFNLIANDTGLLTAPVEVLQLNLAPGERREVLIDMSKGEEVSISAGLSAGVVDRLRSFFEPSSILNSSLVLTIKPTGLMALVTDKLPTSLKPVDVLDGSIARSREFVLGSDIPGINGAIWDPLRIDTNVKLGTWERWIVSAAKPQAFHIQGASFFVSSVNGANPSLEDSGWKDTVWVEGKVELLVKFNQPSSPHFPFMYYSQNLELADRGNIGQLLVEE, encoded by the coding sequence ATACCGATTAGCCGCCGCCGCTTGTTGCAGGCGACGGGTGCTGCACTGGGTGCGAGTATGGTTTCTCCGGCGTTTGCCGCAGCACCTCAGGCAGCGTTGCCAGTTCCGCCATTGCTGGAGACCCGTAAAGGCCAGCCGCTTTATCTCTCACTTCAACGTACTCACTGGGAATTCATCTCCGGATCACGGGTTAGCATCTTGGGTTTTAATGGCCGCTATTTGGGACCGACAGTAAGGGTTCGCAATGGTGATGACGTTAAAATGGTGTACAGCAATCGCTTAAGCGATCCGGTCGCCGTAACGGTGAGCGGGCTTCAGGTTCCCGGTACGTTAATGGGAAATGCGGCACGGATGATGTCACCGGGCGTGGACTGGTCGCCGATCATTCCTGTTCGCCAACAGGCAGCAACCTGCTGGTATCATGCCATTACGCCAAACAAGATTGCTTCTGATATCTATAATGGTCTGGCTGGCATGTGGATCATTGAAGATGATATTACGCGTGGCTTAACCATTCCTAATCAATACGGGGTAAATGATTTTCCCGTTATCCTGCAGGATAAGCACTTTAGCTCTTTTGGTCAGCCGGAATATTCCATCAGCGGTACCAATGAGTCTGGCTTTTTGGGGGATACCTTATTAACCAATGGCGTTAGTGGCCCTTATGTTGAGGTGGGTCGCGGTTGGGTTAGATTACGTTTATTGAACGCCTCTAATTCCCGACGTTATACCCTGACGTTAAGCGATAACCGGCCGTTCAATCTGATTGCAAATGATACTGGCCTGTTGACGGCTCCGGTTGAGGTTCTTCAATTGAATTTAGCTCCGGGCGAGCGCCGGGAAGTATTGATTGATATGTCAAAAGGCGAAGAGGTCTCTATTTCTGCCGGGCTTTCCGCTGGTGTCGTTGACAGATTACGTAGCTTCTTTGAACCATCAAGTATTCTGAATTCATCTCTGGTGTTAACCATTAAACCGACAGGATTGATGGCGTTAGTAACAGATAAACTTCCAACCAGTCTGAAACCGGTGGATGTATTAGACGGCAGTATTGCCCGCTCCCGTGAATTTGTGTTGGGTAGTGATATTCCGGGCATCAATGGTGCTATCTGGGATCCATTACGCATTGATACCAACGTGAAGTTAGGTACCTGGGAACGTTGGATTGTCAGCGCAGCTAAGCCTCAGGCATTCCATATTCAGGGGGCTTCGTTTTTTGTCAGCTCGGTTAACGGTGCAAACCCATCGCTGGAAGACAGCGGTTGGAAAGATACCGTTTGGGTTGAAGGAAAAGTCGAATTGCTGGTGAAGTTTAACCAACCATCGTCGCCGCATTTCCCGTTTATGTACTATAGCCAGAATCTGGAGCTTGCTGACCGCGGCAATATCGGGCAGTTGTTGGTTGAAGAATAG
- a CDS encoding 1-acylglycerol-3-phosphate O-acyltransferase gives MLVILRALIVIPFCILVCLGGSIYCLFSPRNPRHSYTFGRLFGRLAPVFGLTVETRVNPEVKADGNCIYIANHQNNYDMVTAAAAVQPRTVTVGKKSLLWVPFFGPFYWLTGNILIDRNNKTKSRGTIYQIIDQMKKRDISVWMFPEGTRSRGRGLLPFKTGAFHAAIAAGVPVVPICVSSTSGKIKLNRWNNGHVIVEMMSPIDTSGYDKDQVRELAQYCHDVMTEKLAQLDQEVAEREAADRQR, from the coding sequence ATGTTAGTTATTCTGCGTGCTTTGATTGTTATTCCATTTTGTATTTTGGTCTGTCTGGGTGGCTCGATATATTGTCTTTTTAGTCCACGTAACCCTCGTCATTCCTATACTTTCGGTCGACTGTTTGGTCGTCTGGCACCAGTTTTTGGCTTAACCGTAGAAACACGGGTTAACCCGGAGGTTAAAGCCGACGGAAACTGTATCTATATCGCTAACCACCAGAATAATTACGATATGGTAACGGCTGCCGCAGCGGTACAACCAAGAACGGTGACGGTGGGCAAAAAGAGTCTGCTGTGGGTTCCCTTCTTTGGCCCTTTCTATTGGCTGACTGGCAATATCTTGATTGATCGCAATAATAAAACCAAATCTCGCGGTACCATTTACCAAATTATCGATCAGATGAAAAAACGGGATATCTCGGTGTGGATGTTCCCGGAAGGTACGCGCAGCAGAGGACGTGGTTTACTGCCGTTCAAAACTGGTGCCTTTCATGCAGCTATTGCTGCTGGTGTGCCGGTAGTACCAATATGTGTTTCCAGTACCAGCGGTAAAATAAAGTTGAATCGTTGGAACAATGGTCATGTGATTGTGGAGATGATGTCTCCTATTGATACCAGCGGTTATGATAAAGATCAGGTGCGCGAACTGGCGCAATACTGTCATGACGTTATGACAGAAAAGCTGGCGCAGCTGGATCAGGAAGTTGCTGAGCGTGAGGCAGCGGATCGCCAACGTTAA